GGACCCCCAAGGTCGTGGGAAATAACATTAGTTATGACATTAACAACAAAGCAGGTGCTGGAGGCCATCCTGAAAGTGACCCCACCTGTCCTCAGCCGAGGTCAATGAAGGAAAGAACGGCAGCAGAGgccatggcctggcccagagtCGTCAGGGGGTCACAGGTCCCGCACTAACCTCCAGGACAGCGTCACAGGCTGTGATCTGGTTGTGCAGCGAAGCTATGTTCTCGCTCTCTTGGATATCTAACCCACAGAAAGTCAAGGGGCCTCACGGTGGAGATGGAGAGCCTAGCCTGCAGCACTCTTCCAATCCCTTCCTGAAGGCACAGAAACCTCAGAGAGAAGACACTGGACCCACAGGACTGGCTGCACCACATCCCACCAACGTCTGTACCACCACCCCTCCCCGGAGCCGCAGGATACAATCCCGAATGGATTTCTGCTCAATCTGCTGTAATTCCAGCTCCACTTGCTTTGAATAGTGACGGAGATCCACACCCTAGGCAAACACAAAGGTGGCAGGTCAGGAGGACAACACAGTGACGGGATCCAGGAGCAGAAGCAGTGAAGGGCTGGTGAGCAGGATGGCAAGGTGATAGTACAAGGgaagagctgggtttttttttttcttttggagggAGACTGGATCAAGGGGAACAGATtagtacagtggaaagcctcaccGTTTTAAGAGCTTCCTTTACTAATTCATCCTCCAGATTTGCCTGAATGTGAACTGGAAATAAAAGTTTACAATAAGCACCCAGGCCTCACAGCTTCCTACCTGTACCCTGACATGGACACACCAATCTCTGCCTTATTCCTTCCGGATCATCAGGGAGAGCAGTCTCCCCTTATAAGCACTTTTGCTTTCCACGGTTTCAGGTAGCCCCGAAAATAGcccatggaaaattctagaagtaaACAATTCATGAAATTTAAGTCATGCACCCTGCTGAGTAGTTTATGAAATCTGATGTCGCCCTGCTCCCCACCACGCAGCGGTGCATCTCCCCCTTCCAGACCATCCATGCTGTATGTGTGACCCACTTAACCGCCCTCTCAGCAGACGCTGAGCTGTAACAGAGCCTGTGTTCTCAAAACAAGAGCtatagtgatgctggcaattttaTCATAACATGTTATTGTAATTATTCTTTTATTGTTGTTAATTTCTCACTGTGcttaatttagaaattaaactttatcagtGGCTCCTATGTACGTATACATAGGAAAAAATGGCAAAAAGGGTTTTATATGTCCCACAGTTCCAGGCATGTGCCAGGGTCTTGGGAGATATCCCTTAAGGATAATGGAGAACTGTGCTCTGCACCCGCCCGTGCCGTCACTCACCATCCACTTCGTCCAGGATGAACTCATCAGAAGTGATATCCAACTCGCCAAGCTGCAGCGGCTCCTGAAGCCCCGGACCGACTCCCTGGAAAGGATCAGGTTGATGGGAAgggcacacaggagagagggggagaataaaacaaaattggatGCCTCTAGTCCTTCAAGTGAGGGGGCTGTTTTTCCTGATGCTGTTTGTACCGTCAAAAATGTCTAATTCTCACAGTGCCCTCAGTTATGCTGGGCTGACCGGTAGGGGATATGACAAGGAGTCAGGCAATCAGTAACAGCAGAAGGGCCCgaatgaggaaaaataaaggtTGTTGGAGACACAGCAGAACTTGCAGCTGAATTTAAAGTCCTCAGGCTCCTTCTGTCACCACTTTCCTAGGGAACACCCGGACTTTTCTAGAAATATCAGCAAACACATAATGTTTACCAGATGCCATCTACCCTAACGACAACCTACTTATAGGGTAGGTCCAATTATGGTCTGTGGAAAGTGGCAGCACAGAGAAGCTGGTAAACTTGCCAAGGACACAGCGTGTAAGTGGCAGGGCTGGAATTCAAACACAAGGCGGACTGGTTTCAGAGTCTACTTATTCTTAACCTTTACACTATCCTGCTTCTCTATTCTACAAAAAATGTGGAGGAAGTTGAACTTGTGCCTCCAAAATCTGgatttctctattctgtttcccACTCGGCGTCGGGTCCATCCCAAAAAGGGGTGTGGGGAGCCAAACAGGTATCATCGGTAGCAGGCGAGCTCCAGCCCTGGTGCCTAAACCCATCCTAGGACACAGGACGACTGGACGGGACTGCTGGGGAGAAACAGCCCTAGGTGCTCACCAGcgggccctcctcctcctccatatctGAAGCCCCAGCCCGCAGCACCAGTTCTCGAGCAGCGGCCGCCATGGTCGCCGCAGCGGCCATTCCTCACAGCCTCACTTCCGGCAGCTGACAGTCCAGGTGAGTCCGTTACCCGGAGTGGAACTCTCAATCCCAGGGCGTCTGGCACGCCGCGAAATCGTCCctagatatttcatataaattgcGTGACTCTCGCTTTCCCTTTTCAGCTCAGAGCACTTCACCCAAATGCAAATAGAGATGCGGAAGTCTCAAGCACAACTTCCCTCCGGAACCTTCGCTGCTTTCATACGCAGGAACTTTACGGACTGTAAAGAAACGCCGCACCGGAAGTTGTGGCTCTCCAGACAAACTATCAGAAATCGAGTCGGTTCCCATTGAGTTTCCGGAAGCGTTTTCCCCGAGGTAGCCACGCCTCTTCCGCCCTGGAGCTATAAAAGGACACTACGTCACTTCCGTTCTCTCTTCCACAGGAGGCCTGCTGGGCGCCGGTTCTGCCGCCACCATGGTAAGCCTGAGATCGGTACCGGAATCCTGCGACATCGGAACCGGGGCAGGGAAGGTTTGCTGTCAGAATGCCAAGAATGGCATACTGTGGGGGCCCGCAGCTTTCCGTGTGGAGTCTTGGGTCGCGACTCTGGGGAGGGTCGACCAAAGGCTTCCATTTCCGGGGAGCGGGGCCCGGGGAAGGGTCGCGGCCCCGGCGCGCGAGCTGCCGCAGGTTTGGGCGTGTGTAGAGACCCCCAGCCTCCGCCGCGCGGGTTGCACTTTTGGGAACGGGCAGGACACCGTCAAGAGACGACGTTTTCCCGAGCTTGACCACTTCACATTCCTGCTGTTACTGCAGAGTTTGCTGTGGTACGACACTGAAGCGGAGGGTGGTGGTCGTGGCTCCTGCGGAGTGGCTGTGCCCCTGAGCGAGCTTGTGGGCCAAGGGTAACTGAGCGTCTGATTTTCTCCTGTATTTTTCAATCAGTCTCTAGTGATCCCTGAGAAGTTCCAGCACATTTTGCGAGTACTCAACACTAATATCGATGGGCGGCGCAAAATAGCCTTCGCCATCACTGCCATTAAGGTAAAGTAAGTAAGGAGTTTGGGGGCTGTTAAGGTTTAAACCATGAACGAGGCAGGGTTGAGCCGTTAACGGCCATATCGCTTCGGCTGCTAGGCTGAGAAAAATGGCTTAAGGGCACGGCTGACCAATCAGTCCCCTTGACACGGCGCATTTACTGCAGAAAGTGAGTAATCTAAACCGAACGGCGGTCTGAGGTCAAAGCCTCCCATCTGGGGAGGCGGGGAGTGGGGCAGGTTGCCTGTCTGAACGGGCTAGGATTTTCCAGGGGCTCTTGGCTGGTGAAATTTCTAGAATGGGTTCCTTCAGCTTTtcctttctccccagtacatCATAACAGCAACCCTTCCTGTAAAGTGTGGATGCCCCCTAAATTAGGTGGCTTTTTTATTTTGGGTGGGCGTGAGTCGACATGCCAACAAACATCAACTGGAGAAACCGGTGGGGAGCTGGGTGATGGTTGTAGTAAGTTTACAACACATGGGAAGAACAGTTTGACCACGACACTTCAGGCACTGAGTGACCTAACCTGTGATGTCTCCTGGGGATCCTGCGGCACTACTTGTCACTGGGAAAGGCTGTTTCTAAAGTTAGACGAATACTGAGGCTTTACTAATTATGTGGGAAGCAATTAACTCTTCCCTTGGTAAGAGTATTAAAACTGGGGGGAGGGAATCTTGGATGGATTTGTATAGCTGGCAGAATAATACTTGGACATTGGAAGATTGAGCCAAGAAAAGGGAAGGTGAGTATGGGAAGGGGTGTTTAAAACAGTGGTAAGCTAAGTAAATCAGCCTGTGTAGGATGGAGAATGAGATTGGCATTACACGTGCAAGAAAGGTAGCACCATCCCATAGGGCTGCTCGGTGCCTTGTGCCTCGCTCgtttttgctttttgtattttGCTGTGATTATTCTTTAAGGTAGGTCATCTGCCTCTGCTCTAAATCAGGATGGTCTGCCTGTCATTGGCAGAGTATTTGGAAACATCGGGGAGAGGTTGGGGCTGGTTGAAACCTGTGAGATGCCGACTGACCAGGTTTACTAGAATTCTTGACCTGCCAAAATGCCACTGTCCCCATGGGAAacgtttaagattgatttatttgaaaggttgagagacgggttttccatcagttggttcactctccaaatggacacaacagccaggcctgggtcagtcaggagcagcttctgggtctccgacgtgggtgcaggagcccagtctgctgctgtttttcccaggcgcatcagccagatgagatgccagccctgctggcggttgctttacctgcttggcagcgccggcccctgctctaAGTACTTTAATGCTAAGTTGGTATCAACTCTTCTGGACTacaaagatgaaaaagggaaaCATTCAAAAGTAGAAGAGGGGCTTAAATCTTTAAATCTGAGGGAGACTTAGACCTTCTCTGTTACAATCAGCCTGATAATTTGGTTTTAGGAGGTTGCTTTAAGATAAAGAGAAGAAATACCATATGTTAGTTTCCCACTGTTGGCAAGAAGTTAACtcacttaaaacaacagaaatgtacatTCTTAGCAAAGCTGGAACTCTGCATCCGGAGGGCCGAGCTTTCTCTCAGCGCTAAGTGTCCTTCCTTGCCCCTCCTGTGATCAGTGCACAGTGAGTCATGGGCTTTAGGACTCTGATTTCTTGTTTCCTATCTCCACAAAGATTTTAGTTCCAAATGTCAAATTGTGATTCAGGTAGACAGACTGGCAGTTTTTGAGCCAGCACGCTTTTCCTTCACTGTCCAGATCTGTCTGGTTTTTGAATACAGGCGGCAAGGATGCCGGCAGTGGCCACTGGCGTTGATAGGATGCCATAGACATAAGCATTGTTCACTAGGCGCTGACAAAATCAAGTGTGTGATCTTGGAGAACTTTTCAGGAGGATATGATAACTTCCCAACGAACTGGGACCCTACAACTTGATCAACCCACTTAGCCTCACCAAAAGCCTAGTTTTGCTGCATCAGCTTGGAGAAGCAAACCCTTAATTGTCCACAATGCAGGAATCAGAAGCCACTTACTAACAGCTACATTTTCTAGGCAGTGGGAAGAAAGAAGCCTTCCTGCTTTTcgtaggttattttttttttcttttttctttttttgacaggcagagttagtgggagagagaaagaaaggtcttcctttccattggttcactccccaaatggccgctacagcaggcgctgcgccaatctgaagccaggagccaggtgattcctcctggtctcccatgttgggtgtaggacccaagcacttgggccatccttcactgcactcccaggccacagcagagagctggactggaagaggagcaactgggacagaatctggcaccccaactgggactacaacccagaGTGCCGACGGTGCCGGCCTTTGTAGTTCTTGTCCCAAGTTTTCTATTACTGGTCCAATGCTGCCCCtgaacaaagtattttctttatggttttttccccaggatttattttatttgagaggcagttagggagagacagagatcttccatctgccagttcactccccacatggccacagcagcaggtgctgcgccaggccaggagcttcattctggtctctggcatgaatgcagggacccaggtagctggaccatcttctgctttcccaggcatgtaggcagggagctggattggatgtgagcagagcggcttaacccattaagccacagtgctggtctccttTATGTTTAAGCAGTAGGCTTTGTGTCCAGAAAAGTGGGTGAGGGAGGCATGACCTGGGAGATGGTGACGTACTCCATTATTGCAGATCCTACCTTGGCAAGCCTTTTTAAATAACGGACCTATATGGgaaatgtaaaaatttttgagtGACTGAAATGTATAATTCCAGGGTGTGGGACGAAGGTACGCCCATGTGGTACTGAGGAAAGCAGACATTGACCTGACCAAGAGGGCAGGAGAGCTCACTGAGGACGAGGTGAGGACGGGAggacggggagggggtgggagaccCGGCCTTCCTTGGCAAAGGGCCCGGCTAGCTCTGACATCGCTTGCCAGGTGGAACGGGTGATCACCATCATGCAGAACCCGCGCCAGTACAAGATCCCGGACTGGTTCTTGAACAGACAGAAGGACGTCAAGGACGGGAAGTACAGCCAGGTGTGTATTCACACGGGGACTGGGGACGCCCCCCAAATAGCACTGGACCTAAGAGCTTAGGGGTAAGACATCCTGGCCCCTCCCAATGTAGGTCCTGGCCAACGGTTTGGATAACAAGCTCCGGGAGGACCTGGAGCGGCTGAAGAAGATCCGCGCCCATCGAGGGCTGCGCCACTTCTGGGGGTGAGTgagggcgggcgggcaggcggcccctcccctcctcctcgtGTGCAGTCTCTCCAGCCCTTTTCGGTGCCCGCCTGCCTCACCTGTGACCCTTCTCACTTGCAGCCTTCGCGTCCGAGGCCAGCACACCAAGACCACGGGCCGCCGTGGCCGGACTGTGGGTGTGTCCAAGAagaaatgagtctgtgggctttCTCTGTGAATAAATAGTTTCTATACCTATGGCTTCCTCTGtgctttctccttcctctggTGTCGCTGAAAGGGGGTCCTACCGCGCTTTCCAGTTGGCTGGAGGTGCCCATGGGGCGGCTGGGCGGTGCTGAGGCCACCCCCACAGGACCTGACGGCTGaggcccccccacacacacacagacacgacaCGACACGCAAACACGCGCAGACTGCTGGCCCTGTGAAGTCCCAGTGCTGGGCGGCCTTGCAGTGCCCTTCTGTTGGCCTACACAGACCACACATACTAGCAGCGCTGATGgctggcctgcacacacacactagcGATGCTGACGGCTGGCCCTGTGAAGTCCCAGTGCTGGGTGGCCGTGCAGTGCCCTTCTGTTGGCCTACATAGACCACACATACTAGCAGCGCTGATGgctggcctgcacacacacactagcGATGCTGACGGCTGGCCCTGTGAAGTCCCAGTGCTGGGTGGCCGTGCAGTGCCCTTCTGTTGGCCTACATAGACCACACATACTAGCAGCGCTGATGgctggcctgcacacacacactagcGATGCTGACGGCTGGCCCTGTGAAGTCCCAGTGCTGGGTGGCCGTGCAGTGCTCTTCTGTTGGCCTACATTGACCACACACTAGCGGCGCTGACGGCTGGCCCTGTGAAGTCCCCGTGCTGGCCCACCGCACCGTGGGGGATGTGTACagctgtggggtccctggccggGTGCGGCGGGTGGCACAGACGCCGTGCGCAGCCTCGAGGGGGAGTCCGGCTCAGTCGGGCGACACCCGCCGGCGTCGAGCGGCGCGTGGGCGGTAGCTGAGCGGCGCGTGGCGGCTCGGGTGAGTCACTCAGCACTCGACCTGTGTGAGGGGCGGGCTGGTGCGGGAGGCAGCTGAGGGCGGCGGCGCCGGCGATGCGGAGCGGGACAcggggcccccgcccccgccgctccGCGCAGCTTCCGGCGGCGGCGATGATGCGGACGCGCGGCGCCGAGAGGGGTCGCAGGAAGCGGGGCGGGCGGCCGGCGCGGCTGCGGGCCGCCATGGAGCCCAGCCTGGCCGCGGCGTGGCCACAAGGTAGGAGGCCGCCCCTGCCGCGTGGCTCCCCGCATCCGCCATGTGCATGGGTAccggccgcccgccccgcccccccgtCCTGGCCCTCAGCCCGGGCCGGGCCCCCCGCCTTGACGCCGTGCTTTCCTTGCAGATCCCAGTTGGCGGCTACACCATGCCCCTCAGCCCCTTCCGGCGCCTCCTCCTTGccgctttgctgctggtgatcgTCTGGACCCTCTTTGGGCCTTCGGGCATCGGGGAGGAGCTGCTGAGCCtctccctggcctcctggctcccagccccggcCTCGCCCGGcccgcccctggccctgccccgcctCTTGATCCCCAACCGGGAGGCCTGCGGCGGTCCCGGAGCTCCCCCCTTCCTGCTAATCCTGGTGTGCACAGCCCCGGAGAACCTGCAGCAGAGAAATGCCATCCGGGCCTCGTGGGGCGGTCTGCGTGAGGCCCGGGGGCTCAGGGTGCAGACGCTCTTCCTGCTGGGAgaacccaattggccgcaaccggCGTGGGGCTCCCACGGGCACGACCTGGCATGGGAGTCCGCCACGCAGGGGGATATCCTACAGGCAGCCTTCCAGGACTCCTACCGAAACCTCACCCTCAAAACCCTCAGTGGGCTTAATTGGGCTGACAAACACTGCCCCTTGGCCCGCTACATCCTCAAAACAGACGATGATGTGTATGTCAATGTCCCGGAACTGGTATCCGAACTGGTTCTGCGAGGGGGCCGTTGGGAGCAATGGGAGAGGGTTGAGGAGTCCCAGAGGAGGGCTGCACATGAAGACAAAACGTGGGAGGGCAGCCTGGCCCCGGGTGCCAAGGCCACACCTCTCCTGTACCTAGGCCGGGTGCACTGGAGGGTGAATCCCTCTCGGCTGCCAGGGGGCCGCCACCACGTATCAGAGAAGCAATGGCCTCACACCTTGGGCCCCTTTCCGCCCTATGCCTCAGGCACGGGGTACGTGCTGTCCGCTTCTGCCGTCCAGCTCATTCTGAGGGTGGCCAGCCGGGCACCCCCTCTCCCGCTGGAGGACGTCTTTGTGGGGGTAAGTGCTCGACGAGGCGGCCTTGCCCCAACCCACTGTGTCAGGCTGGCTGGTGCTACCCACTACCCACTGGACCGCTGCTGCTATGGCAAGTTCCTGCTGACCTCCCACAAGCTGGACCCCTGGGAGATGCAGGAAGCCTGGAAGCTGGTGGGCGGCTCTGATGGGGAAAGGAATGCGCccttctgctcctggctccagggggCCCTGGGCATACTGCGGTGTCGGGTCATGGCCTGGCTCCACAGCTGAGTGTAGCTGGGGCCGCGAAAGAGGAGAGAGCCGTGGTAGGGCCCGGGCCAGCCTAAGGCTGGGGCCCTCGCTGGCTGCGGCTGTTGTGTGTTCACAGTAGACCCTGGTCTGTCACCAAAGACGGGTGTAGGAGATACCTAGGGCCCTGGCTGACCAGCCCCAAAGATGGTGTTCAGTGAGAGAAAAAACCGCTGGAGCTGTTTCTCCCAGtcagggcaggagaggggcatGAGCCCCTCAATAAActtgtctctccacctctccaagTGCAGTGTGGTCTTCACCAGGACTCCTGGAACCCAGAGGCTGCCAGGCCTGCTGGATGGAAAGGACATCTGCAgggacaggggagaggggagggcctctCTGGGAAGGTCTCTAGAACGCAAGgctaagggggccagtgctgtggtgcagcgggtgaagctgctggctgcagtcctgacatcccatacgggcgctgttcgagtcccggctgctccacttacgatccagctccttgctgatacacctggaaaagcagcaaaggtggcccgagtgcttgggcccctgcaaccacatggaagacctggcttctggcttcagcctggtccagccctggctattgtggccactgaggaatgacccagcaaatgggagatttctctcttgttttctttgtaactctgcctttcaaattaaaaaacagacaaaaaaaaaaaaaaaaaaaaaaaaactttaaggcCATAGCAACCACAGGGGATAGGGGAGAGATGGAGGCAGGGCCCTGTGACCCCGCTGATCCTAGAACAGGCCTATGCAGGGTAGGGAGCAGGTCCACAGGATGATCCAGATGTATTATCCAAAAAATAAACCGCTTTCCTCTTTAATACCAGCCCACCCCAGGAAGGGGGCACACTGCCCCCTCCCACCTCGCCCTGATATTCCAAGGAATCGTCATTTCCATACAGGTGATCTTGGTGAGAGATGGTTGTTCCCAGCCAAGCCGGAGCCCGGCTCAGTGCACGAATCTGTCCAGGGCAGATGGCCGGGCCCCCGTGGGCTTGGGCTTctcctgttgctgctgctgctgctgctgctgctgctcgaGGCTCTGCCGGACCTTGTCCTGgggacagagaagaggaagacagCGGCATGGTGAAAAGCGGCCGGCTGGAAGGCCAGAGCCACGTGCAGGAGGTGCAGTCCGCCCCGCCAGGGCTGTTACCCTGTGCTCCTTGTCCATgaccttcttctttctcttcaccACGTTCGCTGTGGAGCTGCGGCCCTTCTGCTTTGGCTTTGGCTGGAAGGGAGCCTTGGCCTCGGGGTCATAGCCCTATGGGGACAGAAGTGAAatccccagcagccccagggtcAGGGGACTGGCAGGAAACACACACCCCCGCACACCACACTTCTGGGGGCAGGCCATGGTGGAATGAGGAAGTGGGAGTGAGATGCTTTGGGTGCTGGGGGCCTGCTCCATACCAGCCTCTCTATCCGCTCCTTCTTTTCCTGCTCCAGAGAGATGACGTCCACTTCGGCCAGGGCTCGTGGGTCCAAACAGATGAGCTCTGCAGGAACCTGGGGGTGGCACcagagggacagaatccagggatGCGGCTGAGCCCCACTCTTCCCAGCCCCGAAGCGCGCACAGATGCCTCCGGCAGGGAACAGCTCACCTTCTCCAGCAAGGCCTTCACCTCCCACTCCTGGCGCTGCTTCCGGCTGCGGTACGGGTTACTCTCCAGACCATCAAAGTTGGGCTCAGCAGCCCCTGAAGAGAGGAGCACGGAGCCTCGCTTATAGCTCCAGCCAACCAAGCCCCTTGCTCCTGGCCATCAAGGACCCCCTGATTCCCACCTGGAGTTCACGGGCTACCCCGTTCCCTGGCCACTCACCGGGGACCAGCATGCTAGTGATGCCCCCGCTGTGTCCCACTCCCAGAACATCTTCAAAAGGGCAGAACTGAAGGCCATGGGCATGGCCTGCGAGCCGGTGGGTGAGGTAGGGCTTCTCTAGGGAGGGCAGGCTAGCCTTGCCCTGCCCGGCCCAGATGCTGACAACGTCGCCTATTCCCGCAGCCAGCAGTCCTCGCTGGGAGAAGGTCAGgtgccctgctccctggggcagCGTCCGAGCACTCAGAGGCTGGAACGTCCCCCGCAGGTCAAAGATCTTCAGCTGGTGGTCTAGGCCGGAGGTGGCCATGTacctgggaggggaaggggagtcGGCGCGCTGGGTTACTAAGCAGGCTTGTGGCTACGTCTGGACATCAGATCGTGGAGAGGAGACTGATACTAACCACTACTGCTACCGTCACATTGGACGCACCAACAGCATCTTCTCAACTCAGCTTCACACATCctgcactttttaaagatttattttctttgaaagatacaGTCACAGAGGGAGACAAGAGGAAGATCTTCcgttctctggctcactccccaggcacTCCGGCTGGGTTGGGGCGGTAGGGGTCGGGGGAGGAAGTACctgtcatctgctacctcccatgtgccttagcaggacgctggattggaaatggagaagctgggacacacacGAGGCCCCCCGGCAGGATTTGGGTCACCCCAACTGGCAGCGGAAGCTGCTGCACACCACCCCTCTGTGGATTTCCCTGTcacagtgaggaaactgaggcacagagaaagcaaATCTGAGTGAGTGAATGAGGGGCTGGAATTCAACTCAGGCctgcaattttgtttattttttaaaacgtttgcttttatctacttgaaaggcaggagagaggggttttccatccactgggtcactccccagatgcccacagcagccaaggctgggccaggtggaagccaggagcccagagaaaGCACGAGGTCAGGGAGCAGATTCCCCTGTCCGCGCCGCTTCCATTGCTTCCTTGAGGAGGCTGGGTTTCTGTCCTAGTTTCTCAGGGAGCGAGGCTGAAGGGGACATGTTTGCAGGACACGGGAACCTCTTTTTTCACCCTGGTTGTGAGCCTGGGAGGGAACTGAAGCAGTCCTATGAGCAGAGATTCAGCCAGTGAGGGAGCCCAACACAGGCCCAGGGGGACGCTTCTGACAAGATAACCAGGGCCCTGACTCGGCCGGAGACAAAGGCGACTGCAGCAGGAATTACCTACGGCCCCTGCGCACACGCAGCTCCCCTCTGCCCAGCAAACCTGGGTAAACGCTAGGCCAGGAGTCCAGGCCTCACTGCCATACTAGACTTGCAAGAGGCAGTACAGCATTGAGAATCCAGTCCAGTGACCACTGGGTTTCCCCTTTCCAGGTGCACTTGCTTCCTGATTTTCTTTAACAGAGTTTAAGAACaaacggggctggcattgtagtgtagtgggtaaagccgtcacctgtgatgccagcatcctatatgggcactggttcaagtcccagcaggtCTACTTCCTATCTAACTCCTTGCAAATGTCCTGGGAAAAACAATGGACAatagcccaagtatgtgggcccctgccaccctagtgggagacccagacgaagtttctggctcctggcttcaacctggctcagccctggccattgcagccacttgggaagtgaaccagcagatgaaaactctctttaactctttcaaataaataaataaatattggccggtgccgtgcttacttggttaatcctccgcctgtggcgccggcatcctatatgggtgccaggttctagtcccgg
The sequence above is drawn from the Lepus europaeus isolate LE1 chromosome 3, mLepTim1.pri, whole genome shotgun sequence genome and encodes:
- the B3GALT4 gene encoding beta-1,3-galactosyltransferase 4, encoding MPLSPFRRLLLAALLLVIVWTLFGPSGIGEELLSLSLASWLPAPASPGPPLALPRLLIPNREACGGPGAPPFLLILVCTAPENLQQRNAIRASWGGLREARGLRVQTLFLLGEPNWPQPAWGSHGHDLAWESATQGDILQAAFQDSYRNLTLKTLSGLNWADKHCPLARYILKTDDDVYVNVPELVSELVLRGGRWEQWERVEESQRRAAHEDKTWEGSLAPGAKATPLLYLGRVHWRVNPSRLPGGRHHVSEKQWPHTLGPFPPYASGTGYVLSASAVQLILRVASRAPPLPLEDVFVGVSARRGGLAPTHCVRLAGATHYPLDRCCYGKFLLTSHKLDPWEMQEAWKLVGGSDGERNAPFCSWLQGALGILRCRVMAWLHS
- the RPS18 gene encoding small ribosomal subunit protein uS13, with the translated sequence MSLVIPEKFQHILRVLNTNIDGRRKIAFAITAIKGVGRRYAHVVLRKADIDLTKRAGELTEDEVERVITIMQNPRQYKIPDWFLNRQKDVKDGKYSQVLANGLDNKLREDLERLKKIRAHRGLRHFWGLRVRGQHTKTTGRRGRTVGVSKKK